A genomic region of Anaerolineae bacterium contains the following coding sequences:
- the pgeF gene encoding peptidoglycan editing factor PgeF codes for MRRIVTDGPVYYQFEQWAGSAQAPVHGVFTRLGGVSVAPWASLNVGSTVGDDPQAVARNKALMAAALGLDERHFCTVWQVHGREVIAVEDLSCAGGILGKADGLITDRPGAVLTMRFADCVPILLYDPVKQVIGLAHAGWRGTVAGVAQSIVEAMIQRYGCQPEDIQAGIGPSIGPEQYRVGEDVVNAVQWAFGESDGLIRRREDGEAYLDLWAANRRALNAVGVRQVEVAGLCTATQTHEFYSHRAEQGRTGRFGVVIALPGA; via the coding sequence GTGCGGCGTATCGTCACTGATGGGCCGGTCTATTACCAGTTCGAGCAATGGGCTGGCAGCGCGCAAGCGCCGGTGCATGGCGTTTTCACGCGGCTGGGTGGTGTCAGCGTTGCACCGTGGGCGTCGCTCAATGTGGGCAGCACCGTCGGCGACGATCCGCAGGCGGTTGCCAGGAACAAGGCGCTGATGGCAGCGGCTCTGGGGCTGGATGAGCGCCACTTCTGCACGGTGTGGCAGGTGCATGGTCGGGAGGTCATCGCTGTCGAAGACTTGTCCTGCGCTGGGGGTATCCTGGGTAAAGCGGATGGCCTGATCACCGATCGCCCCGGCGCGGTGTTGACCATGCGCTTTGCGGATTGTGTGCCGATTTTGCTCTACGATCCGGTCAAACAGGTGATTGGCCTGGCTCATGCTGGCTGGCGCGGTACGGTCGCAGGCGTTGCTCAGAGCATCGTGGAAGCGATGATCCAGCGGTATGGGTGCCAGCCGGAGGATATTCAGGCGGGGATCGGGCCAAGCATCGGGCCGGAGCAGTACCGTGTCGGCGAGGACGTAGTGAACGCCGTGCAGTGGGCGTTCGGGGAGAGCGATGGCCTGATCCGGCGCCGGGAGGATGGCGAGGCGTATCTCGATCTGTGGGCGGCCAACCGCCGGGCGCTCAATGCGGTTGGTGTGCGCCAGGTGGAGGTCGCCGGACTCTGTACGGCGACGCAGACGCATGAATTCTATTCTCATCGGGCGGAGCAGGGCCGCACGGGTCGATTTGGTGTGGTGATCGCCCTGCCGGGCGCCTAG
- a CDS encoding YggS family pyridoxal phosphate-dependent enzyme — protein sequence MKAQELDERLRFVREQIAAACQAAGRSPETVTLVAVSKTQPPDLVVAAWRAGQTDFGENRPEEAVEKITAVSAKLPVAPVRWHMIGHIQSRKARLVLSRFVLIHSVDSLRLASKLSRLAQDAGETLDILLEMNTSGEASKYGWPVAGWEGSATLRQALWEDVRQIQTLPGIRVRGLMTMAPIVTDAEQARPIFAGLRRLRDALAESFPQVDWSQLSMGMTDDYPVAISEGATIVRIGRAIFGPRL from the coding sequence CTGAAAGCACAGGAGCTTGACGAACGTCTACGGTTCGTGCGCGAGCAGATTGCGGCGGCGTGCCAGGCAGCGGGCCGTTCGCCGGAGACGGTGACACTGGTGGCGGTCAGCAAGACACAGCCGCCTGATCTGGTGGTGGCTGCCTGGCGGGCCGGGCAGACTGATTTCGGCGAGAACCGCCCGGAAGAGGCGGTGGAGAAGATCACTGCTGTCAGCGCAAAGCTGCCAGTTGCGCCAGTGCGCTGGCACATGATCGGCCACATTCAAAGCCGCAAAGCGCGGCTGGTGCTGTCGCGATTCGTCCTGATCCATTCGGTGGATTCCCTGCGGCTGGCGTCTAAACTCTCGCGGCTGGCTCAGGATGCGGGTGAGACGCTGGACATTCTGCTGGAGATGAATACCAGCGGCGAAGCCAGCAAGTATGGCTGGCCGGTGGCTGGCTGGGAGGGGAGCGCGACGCTGCGCCAGGCGCTATGGGAAGATGTGCGCCAGATTCAGACCTTGCCTGGAATCCGGGTGCGTGGACTGATGACCATGGCGCCCATTGTGACGGATGCGGAACAGGCGCGTCCGATCTTTGCGGGGTTGCGCCGCCTGCGTGATGCCCTGGCGGAGTCGTTCCCACAGGTCGACTGGTCGCAACTCAGTATGGGGATGACGGATGATTATCCGGTGGCGATCAGTGAAGGCGCGACGATTGTGCGGATTGGTCGGGCTATCTTCGGCCCGCGGTTATGA
- a CDS encoding YggT family protein has protein sequence MAEFILMLGRLYQFVLLARVLMSWVQINPYHPVVQVLLQLTEPVLQPIRQVLPQTMGLDFSPVIAMILVQLVTQVIVAAL, from the coding sequence ATGGCTGAGTTTATCCTGATGCTCGGACGGCTGTATCAGTTTGTTTTGCTGGCTCGCGTGCTGATGAGCTGGGTGCAGATCAATCCGTATCATCCGGTGGTGCAGGTATTGCTCCAGCTCACAGAGCCGGTGCTACAACCGATCCGCCAGGTGCTTCCGCAGACGATGGGGTTGGACTTCAGCCCGGTGATCGCCATGATTCTTGTCCAGCTGGTGACACAGGTTATCGTCGCCGCGCTGTAG
- a CDS encoding DUF167 domain-containing protein, with the protein MTRRKFEIRDGVGGAAFAVHVITRAERAEIAGVHEGGALRIRLTSSPADPDLVNQELIAFLARWLQVAPGAIQIVAGFKGRDKLVSVDGLDPAVLDERLADRES; encoded by the coding sequence ATGACCAGGCGGAAGTTCGAAATCCGGGATGGTGTTGGCGGAGCCGCTTTTGCGGTGCATGTGATCACCAGGGCGGAGCGCGCCGAGATCGCTGGTGTACATGAGGGTGGGGCGCTCAGGATTCGGTTGACTTCCTCGCCCGCTGACCCTGATCTGGTCAACCAGGAACTGATAGCATTTCTGGCCCGGTGGTTGCAGGTTGCGCCGGGGGCCATCCAGATCGTGGCCGGTTTTAAAGGTCGGGACAAACTGGTGAGCGTGGATGGCCTTGATCCTGCTGTGCTCGATGAACGCCTGGCCGATCGCGAGAGTTAG